Proteins encoded by one window of Bradyrhizobium sp. B097:
- a CDS encoding SDR family NAD(P)-dependent oxidoreductase, whose amino-acid sequence MQLKDQAAIVTGGASGLGAATARQLAAQGAKVAVCDLNAKLAESVAAEIGGIPVVCDVADAAAAEAAVAAAAKAHGPARVLVNCAGIGVAKRVIGREGPMALADFDKVIKVNLIGSFNMLRLATADMAKLEPLATGERGVVISTASVAAYDGQIGQAAYSASKGGIVAMTLPIARELAQFGIRVLTIAPGLFMTPLLAGLPQEAQDSLAAAIPFPRRLGQADEFASLALHMIDNPYLNGEVVRLDAALRMAPR is encoded by the coding sequence ATGCAGTTGAAGGACCAGGCCGCCATCGTCACCGGCGGCGCATCGGGATTGGGCGCGGCGACCGCGCGCCAGCTGGCTGCGCAGGGCGCCAAGGTCGCGGTCTGCGACCTCAACGCCAAGCTCGCCGAGAGCGTCGCCGCCGAGATCGGCGGCATTCCGGTGGTCTGCGACGTTGCCGATGCGGCCGCTGCCGAAGCCGCGGTCGCTGCTGCCGCCAAGGCGCACGGTCCGGCCCGCGTGCTGGTGAACTGTGCCGGCATCGGAGTGGCCAAGCGCGTGATCGGCCGCGAGGGGCCGATGGCGCTGGCCGACTTCGACAAGGTGATCAAGGTCAATCTGATCGGCTCCTTCAACATGCTGCGGCTGGCGACAGCAGATATGGCGAAGCTCGAGCCGCTCGCGACCGGCGAGCGCGGCGTCGTGATCTCGACGGCGTCGGTTGCGGCCTATGACGGCCAGATCGGGCAGGCGGCCTATTCGGCCTCCAAGGGCGGCATCGTCGCGATGACCTTGCCGATCGCGCGCGAGCTTGCGCAATTCGGCATCCGCGTGCTGACCATCGCGCCCGGCCTGTTCATGACGCCCTTGCTGGCCGGCCTGCCGCAGGAGGCGCAGGACTCGCTCGCTGCCGCGATCCCGTTCCCGCGCCGGCTCGGGCAGGCCGACGAGTTCGCCTCGCTGGCGCTGCACATGATCGACAATCCCTATCTGAACGGCGAAGTGGTGCGGCTCGATGCCGCGCTCCGGATGGCGCCACGCTGA
- a CDS encoding ABC transporter substrate-binding protein has translation MPKPIRHLIATALLGLAVAAVTGNAAWAQKKYDTGATDTEIKIGNIVPYSGPASAYGVVGKAMTAVFKKVNDDGGINGRKINFISYDDAYSPPKAVEQARKLVESDEVLFLFGTLGTASNTAIQKYLNAKKVPQLFVATGATKWNDPKAFPWTMGWLPSYQSESRIYAKYLLKEKPAAKVAVLYQNDDMGKDYLKGLEDGFASDPARIAAKESYEVAEPTIDSHVVRLKSANPDVIIFFTTPKFGAQAIKKLGEMNWKPVTIVSNVSASTATVMRPAGLDNAQGVISAAYAKDASDPQWKDDAGMKAFDDLLAKYMPDTNRADASAMTGYNMATTMVEVLRRCGDDLTRANVMKQAASLKQFAQGGLLPGVTLSTGPADFQPIEQLQLMQFKGERWQLFGDVISGEVGGN, from the coding sequence ATGCCGAAGCCGATCCGCCACCTTATTGCAACCGCCCTGCTCGGCCTCGCCGTCGCCGCCGTGACCGGCAATGCCGCGTGGGCGCAGAAGAAATACGACACCGGTGCGACCGATACCGAGATCAAGATCGGCAACATCGTGCCCTATAGCGGCCCGGCGTCGGCCTATGGCGTGGTCGGCAAGGCGATGACCGCGGTGTTCAAGAAGGTCAACGACGATGGCGGCATCAACGGCCGCAAGATCAATTTCATCTCCTATGACGACGCCTATTCGCCGCCGAAGGCGGTCGAGCAGGCCCGCAAGCTGGTCGAGAGCGACGAGGTGCTGTTCCTGTTCGGCACGCTCGGCACCGCCTCCAACACCGCGATCCAGAAATATCTCAACGCCAAGAAGGTGCCGCAGCTGTTCGTCGCCACCGGCGCCACCAAGTGGAACGATCCGAAGGCGTTCCCATGGACCATGGGCTGGCTGCCGAGCTACCAGAGCGAGTCGCGGATCTACGCAAAATATCTGCTCAAGGAGAAGCCCGCCGCCAAGGTCGCGGTGCTCTACCAGAACGACGACATGGGCAAGGACTACCTGAAGGGCCTGGAAGACGGCTTCGCCAGCGATCCGGCGCGGATCGCCGCCAAGGAGAGCTACGAGGTTGCCGAGCCCACCATCGATTCCCATGTGGTGCGGCTGAAATCCGCCAATCCCGACGTCATCATCTTCTTCACCACGCCGAAATTCGGCGCCCAGGCAATCAAGAAGCTCGGCGAGATGAACTGGAAGCCGGTGACGATCGTCTCCAACGTCTCGGCCTCCACCGCGACGGTGATGCGCCCCGCGGGCCTCGACAACGCGCAGGGCGTGATCTCGGCGGCCTACGCCAAGGACGCCAGCGATCCGCAGTGGAAGGACGACGCCGGCATGAAGGCGTTCGACGACCTGCTCGCCAAGTACATGCCCGACACCAACCGCGCCGATGCCTCGGCGATGACCGGCTACAACATGGCAACCACCATGGTCGAGGTGCTGCGCCGCTGCGGCGACGACCTCACCCGCGCCAATGTGATGAAGCAGGCGGCAAGCCTGAAGCAGTTTGCGCAGGGCGGCCTGCTGCCAGGCGTGACGCTGTCGACCGGGCCTGCCGACTTCCAGCCGATCGAGCAATTGCAGCTGATGCAGTTCAAGGGCGAGCGCTGGCAGTTGTTCGGCGACGTCATCAGCGGCGAAGTCGGCGGAAACTAA
- a CDS encoding thioesterase family protein: MFVNRRDVQIQWGDCDPANIVYYPRYFAMFDDSTSIMFEAAGCSKQDLVHKYGLVGIPMVDTRAKFHIPSTHGDWITIESRIESIKRSSFEVVHRVFKGEALAIEAFETRVLVGRHPDDPARLKSAPFPQEVIDRFLKG, encoded by the coding sequence ATGTTCGTCAATCGGCGCGACGTGCAGATCCAGTGGGGCGATTGCGACCCCGCTAACATCGTCTACTACCCGCGCTACTTCGCGATGTTCGACGACTCGACCTCGATCATGTTCGAAGCGGCCGGTTGCTCGAAACAGGACCTCGTCCACAAATACGGCCTGGTCGGCATTCCCATGGTCGACACGCGCGCGAAATTCCACATCCCGTCGACCCATGGCGACTGGATCACCATCGAGAGCCGGATCGAGAGCATCAAGCGCTCGAGCTTCGAGGTGGTGCACCGCGTGTTCAAGGGCGAGGCATTGGCGATCGAGGCATTCGAGACAAGGGTGCTGGTCGGCCGCCACCCGGACGATCCCGCCAGGCTGAAATCGGCGCCATTTCCGCAGGAGGTCATCGACCGCTTCCTGAAGGGCTGA
- a CDS encoding branched-chain amino acid ABC transporter ATP-binding protein/permease, whose protein sequence is MTQRLPLIIFAFVMAVIPLLPGIPPFWIVLLDNIGLAALVAMGLVLLTGVGGLTSFGQAAFCGFGAYTTAVLTTAYGVSPWLTLPASLVVSGIAAVLLGIVTVRLSGHYLPLGTIAWGIGLFYLFSKLEFLGRNDGISGIPPLSIGSFKMLSPDTIYYAIWVAVLLSALLTMNLLDSRTGRAIRALRRGHIAAEAFGVQTPRAKLLVFIYAAVLAGLSGWLYAHFQRAANPTPFGAQAGIEYLFIAVVGGAGYVWGGVLGAGIVVILKEVLQSYLPYIFGGQSQLETIVFGIMLVLLLQLAPQGVWPWLMSHLPFKPTRKTPDTSVKLEHRERAAGTSPVLLHIDKARKQFGGVLAVNDVSFDVNAREIVALIGPNGAGKSTTFNLITGVLGATGGKIFVQGKEVENAPPQEVVKLGVARTFQHVKLVPDMTVLENVAIGAHLRGNSGAISSMLRLDRADEARLLAEAARQIERVGLSEQIDQLAGSLSLGQQRIVEIARALCVDPMLLLLDEPAAGLRHMEKQRLAALLRQLRDGGMSVLLVEHDMGFVMDLADRIVVLDFGTKIAEGTPAAIKRNPDVIKAYLGAAA, encoded by the coding sequence ATGACGCAGCGGCTCCCTCTCATCATCTTCGCGTTCGTGATGGCGGTAATCCCGCTGCTGCCGGGCATTCCGCCGTTCTGGATCGTGCTGCTCGACAATATCGGCCTCGCCGCGCTGGTCGCGATGGGGCTGGTGCTGCTCACCGGCGTCGGCGGCCTCACCTCGTTCGGACAGGCCGCGTTCTGCGGCTTCGGCGCCTACACCACGGCGGTGTTGACCACCGCCTACGGCGTCTCGCCGTGGCTGACGCTGCCGGCTTCGCTCGTGGTCAGCGGCATTGCCGCGGTGCTGCTCGGCATCGTCACGGTGCGGCTGTCTGGCCATTACCTGCCGCTCGGCACCATCGCCTGGGGCATCGGCCTGTTCTACCTGTTCAGCAAGCTGGAATTCCTCGGCCGCAACGACGGCATTTCGGGCATTCCGCCGCTCTCGATCGGCTCGTTCAAGATGCTGAGCCCGGACACGATCTATTACGCGATCTGGGTCGCAGTGCTGCTCTCCGCGCTCCTGACCATGAACCTCTTGGATTCCCGCACCGGGCGCGCCATCCGCGCGTTGCGGCGTGGCCATATCGCGGCCGAGGCGTTCGGCGTGCAGACGCCGCGCGCCAAGCTGCTGGTGTTCATCTATGCCGCGGTGCTGGCCGGCCTGTCCGGCTGGCTCTACGCGCACTTCCAGCGCGCCGCCAACCCGACGCCGTTCGGCGCACAGGCCGGCATCGAATATCTGTTCATCGCCGTCGTCGGCGGCGCCGGTTACGTCTGGGGCGGTGTGCTCGGCGCCGGCATCGTCGTGATCCTGAAAGAGGTGCTGCAAAGCTACCTGCCCTACATCTTCGGCGGCCAGAGCCAGCTCGAGACCATCGTGTTCGGCATCATGCTGGTGCTGCTGTTGCAGCTCGCGCCGCAGGGCGTTTGGCCCTGGCTGATGTCGCACCTGCCGTTCAAGCCGACCCGCAAGACGCCCGACACGTCGGTCAAGCTGGAGCACCGCGAGCGGGCGGCGGGGACGTCTCCGGTCCTGCTGCACATCGACAAGGCGCGCAAGCAGTTCGGCGGCGTGCTTGCGGTGAACGATGTCTCGTTCGACGTCAACGCCCGCGAGATCGTCGCGCTGATCGGCCCGAATGGCGCCGGCAAGAGCACGACCTTCAACCTGATCACCGGCGTCCTGGGCGCAACCGGCGGCAAGATCTTCGTGCAGGGCAAGGAGGTCGAGAACGCGCCGCCCCAGGAGGTGGTCAAGCTCGGCGTCGCCCGCACGTTCCAGCACGTCAAGCTGGTGCCGGACATGACCGTGCTGGAGAACGTCGCGATCGGCGCGCATCTGCGCGGCAATTCCGGGGCGATCTCCAGCATGCTGCGGCTCGACCGCGCTGACGAGGCGAGGTTGCTGGCCGAAGCCGCGCGGCAGATCGAACGCGTCGGCCTGTCCGAGCAGATCGACCAGCTCGCGGGCTCGCTGTCGCTCGGGCAGCAGCGCATCGTCGAGATCGCGCGTGCGCTGTGCGTCGATCCGATGCTGCTGTTGCTGGACGAGCCGGCGGCCGGGTTGCGCCACATGGAGAAGCAGCGGCTGGCCGCGCTGCTCCGGCAATTGCGCGACGGCGGCATGTCGGTGCTGCTGGTCGAGCACGACATGGGGTTCGTGATGGATCTCGCCGACCGCATCGTGGTGCTGGATTTCGGCACCAAGATCGCCGAGGGCACGCCGGCCGCGATCAAGCGTAACCCCGACGTGATCAAGGCCTATCTCGGAGCCGCCGCATGA
- a CDS encoding ABC transporter ATP-binding protein — protein MSALLTVADVHIAYGKVEAVRGVSLDVAENEIVTIIGANGAGKTTLLNAIMGVLPLRGRTTFAGVDMAPLDIEDRVATGLSLVPEHRELFGTMNVEDNLELGAFRIAKATAATSLERVYTLFPRLKERRKQLAGTLSGGEQQMLAMGRALMGAPKLLMLDEPSLGLAPIIVADIFRIVGELRAAGVSVLLVEQNAQAALQIADRAYVMELGEFVLSGSARDIAANKGVAASYLGFQLEGESAI, from the coding sequence ATGAGTGCGCTGCTGACGGTTGCCGACGTCCATATCGCCTACGGCAAGGTCGAGGCCGTGCGCGGCGTCTCGCTCGACGTTGCAGAGAACGAGATCGTCACCATCATCGGCGCCAACGGCGCCGGCAAGACCACGCTGCTCAACGCCATCATGGGCGTGCTGCCGCTGCGGGGCCGCACCACCTTCGCCGGCGTCGACATGGCGCCGCTCGACATCGAGGACCGCGTCGCCACGGGCCTGAGCCTGGTGCCCGAGCATCGCGAATTGTTCGGCACCATGAATGTCGAGGACAATCTCGAGCTCGGCGCCTTCCGGATCGCGAAGGCAACCGCGGCAACCTCGCTGGAGCGGGTCTACACGCTGTTTCCGCGGCTCAAGGAGCGGCGCAAGCAACTCGCCGGCACGCTGTCCGGCGGCGAGCAGCAGATGCTGGCGATGGGCCGCGCGCTGATGGGCGCGCCGAAATTGCTGATGCTGGACGAGCCGAGCCTCGGTCTCGCCCCGATCATCGTCGCCGACATCTTCCGCATCGTCGGCGAGCTCCGCGCAGCCGGCGTCTCGGTGCTGCTGGTCGAGCAGAACGCCCAGGCCGCGCTGCAGATCGCCGACCGCGCCTATGTGATGGAGCTCGGCGAGTTCGTGCTTAGCGGCTCGGCCAGGGACATCGCCGCCAACAAGGGCGTCGCCGCGAGCTATCTCGGCTTCCAGCTCGAAGGCGAGAGCGCGATCTAG
- a CDS encoding ABC transporter substrate-binding protein, translating into MSATRRLAVLGAALALIATSSSAALAQKKYDTGASDTEIKIGNIMPYSGPASAYGIIGRTEAAYFKKINDAGGINGRKINFISYDDAYSPPKAVEQARKLVESDEVLLIFNSLGTPSNSAIQKYMNSKKVPQLFVATGATKWNDPKDFPWTMGWQPNYQSETQIYAKYILKNMPNAKIAVLFQNDDYGKDYLKGLKDGLGQKAASMIVAEESFETSQPTIDSNIVKLKSSNADVFIDIATPKFAAQAIKKVAEIGWKPTHFLNNVSASVGSVIKPAGFENAQDIISAAYLKDASDKQWDNDPGMKEFYAFMAKDFPEGDKLDGGTVVGFGVAQTLVQVLKQCGDNLTRENIMKQAASLQDFRTEVLLPGIKINTAANDFAPISQLQLMKFKGEKWELFGDVISADVGG; encoded by the coding sequence ATGTCCGCCACCAGAAGACTTGCGGTCCTCGGCGCCGCGCTCGCGCTCATCGCGACATCCAGCAGCGCTGCGCTTGCCCAGAAGAAATACGACACCGGCGCCAGCGACACCGAGATCAAGATCGGCAACATCATGCCCTACAGCGGACCCGCCTCCGCCTACGGCATCATCGGCCGCACCGAGGCCGCCTATTTCAAGAAGATCAACGATGCCGGCGGCATCAACGGCCGCAAGATCAACTTCATCTCCTATGATGACGCCTACTCGCCACCGAAAGCCGTGGAGCAGGCCCGCAAGCTGGTGGAAAGCGACGAGGTGCTGCTGATCTTCAACTCGCTCGGCACGCCGTCGAACTCGGCGATCCAGAAATACATGAACTCCAAGAAGGTGCCGCAGCTGTTCGTCGCCACCGGCGCCACCAAGTGGAACGATCCGAAGGACTTTCCCTGGACCATGGGCTGGCAGCCCAACTACCAGAGCGAGACCCAGATCTACGCAAAGTACATCCTGAAGAACATGCCGAACGCCAAGATCGCGGTGCTGTTCCAGAATGACGATTACGGCAAGGACTATCTGAAGGGTCTGAAGGACGGCCTCGGCCAGAAGGCCGCCAGCATGATCGTCGCCGAAGAGAGCTTCGAGACTTCCCAGCCGACCATCGACAGCAACATCGTCAAGCTGAAGTCCAGCAACGCCGACGTCTTCATCGACATCGCGACGCCGAAATTCGCCGCGCAGGCGATCAAGAAGGTCGCCGAGATCGGCTGGAAGCCGACCCACTTCCTCAACAACGTGTCGGCCTCGGTCGGCAGCGTGATCAAACCGGCCGGCTTCGAGAATGCGCAGGACATCATCTCCGCCGCCTACCTGAAGGACGCTTCCGACAAGCAATGGGACAATGATCCCGGCATGAAGGAATTCTACGCTTTCATGGCCAAGGACTTCCCCGAGGGCGACAAGCTCGACGGCGGCACCGTGGTCGGCTTCGGCGTGGCGCAGACGCTGGTCCAGGTGCTCAAGCAGTGCGGCGACAACCTCACCCGCGAAAACATCATGAAGCAGGCGGCGAGCCTGCAGGACTTCCGCACCGAAGTGCTGCTGCCCGGCATCAAGATCAACACCGCCGCGAATGATTTCGCCCCGATCAGCCAGTTGCAGCTGATGAAGTTCAAGGGCGAGAAATGGGAACTGTTCGGCGACGTCATCAGCGCCGACGTCGGCGGCTGA
- a CDS encoding branched-chain amino acid ABC transporter permease: MNTTIMLFLLQDGITNGAIYALLGLALVLVFAVTRVILIPQGEFVTYGALSYAMLATGHVPGTVRLAVAMGLVAFALDLFFARKALHARLVLRSVALNIVFPAALLGLVYALVGPHTPIAVNIALALLIVAAIGLFLYRIAFQPIAHTSVLVLLIASVGCHLALQGLGLVFFGAEGLRAPALSSAAVTVGPLRFTGQSLAVYALTVGFIVGLWLFFGYTKTGKALRATAVNRLGARLVGIRTTLSGQIAFLLASLIGAISGILIVPITTLYYDTGFLIGLKGFIAAIIGGLVSYPLTAVAAIVVGIVEAFSSFYASNFKEVIVFTLILPVLVLRSLAAPQVEEEKD; encoded by the coding sequence TTGAACACAACGATCATGCTGTTCCTGCTGCAGGACGGCATCACCAATGGCGCGATCTACGCACTGCTCGGGCTGGCCCTGGTGCTGGTGTTCGCGGTGACGCGGGTGATCCTGATCCCGCAGGGCGAATTCGTCACCTATGGCGCGTTGAGCTACGCCATGCTGGCGACCGGCCATGTGCCCGGCACCGTGCGCCTTGCCGTCGCGATGGGCCTTGTCGCGTTCGCGCTCGATCTGTTCTTCGCCCGCAAGGCGCTGCATGCCCGGCTGGTGCTGCGCTCGGTCGCGCTCAATATCGTCTTTCCCGCAGCGCTGCTCGGCCTCGTCTATGCGCTGGTTGGTCCCCATACGCCAATTGCCGTCAACATTGCGCTGGCCCTCTTGATCGTGGCGGCGATCGGGCTGTTTCTCTACCGCATCGCCTTCCAGCCGATCGCGCACACCTCCGTGCTGGTGCTCCTGATCGCCTCGGTCGGCTGCCATCTGGCGCTGCAAGGCTTAGGCTTGGTGTTCTTCGGCGCCGAAGGCCTGCGCGCCCCGGCGCTGTCGAGCGCCGCGGTGACCGTGGGTCCGCTGCGCTTCACCGGCCAGAGCCTTGCTGTGTATGCCCTGACGGTCGGCTTCATCGTGGGGCTGTGGCTGTTCTTCGGCTACACCAAGACCGGCAAGGCGCTGCGCGCCACCGCGGTCAATCGCCTCGGCGCCCGTCTGGTCGGCATCCGCACCACGCTGTCGGGCCAGATCGCATTCCTGCTCGCCTCTTTGATCGGCGCGATTTCCGGCATCCTGATCGTGCCGATCACGACGCTCTATTACGACACCGGCTTTTTGATCGGCCTGAAGGGTTTTATCGCTGCCATCATCGGCGGCCTGGTCAGCTATCCCCTGACCGCGGTCGCGGCCATCGTGGTCGGCATCGTCGAGGCCTTCTCGTCGTTCTACGCCAGTAATTTCAAGGAAGTCATCGTGTTCACGCTGATCCTTCCCGTCCTGGTGCTGCGCTCGCTCGCAGCGCCCCAGGTTGAGGAAGAGAAGGATTGA
- a CDS encoding ABC transporter substrate-binding protein, whose protein sequence is MRKATLAAAALAAVFALPGASAQAQTNEITIGISISTTGPAAALGIPERNALDFVPKEIGGVPLKLIVLDDAGDPTAATTNTRRFVTESKADIIMGSCITPTTIAVSTVANEAGIPHLGLAPFPINEARAKWSVDLPQSIPIMGKVLYEHMKAHNIKTVGYIGYSDSYGDLWVNDFKAQAVPMGLTMTDEERFARPDTSVAGQVLKLVAANPDAILVGASGTAAALPQTALRERGYKGLIYQTHGAATMDFIRIAGASAEGVIMSAGPVMSPETQADSALTKKPGLTLNAAYEAKYGANSRSQFAGHSFDAFEVLKRIIPTALKTAKPGTPEFREAIRQAFISEKEIVASQGVYNWTEKDRYGLDDRSRILLTVKDGKYVPAM, encoded by the coding sequence ATGAGGAAGGCCACTCTCGCCGCAGCAGCGCTCGCAGCTGTTTTCGCGCTGCCGGGCGCGTCCGCGCAGGCGCAGACCAATGAAATCACCATCGGCATCTCGATCTCGACCACCGGCCCCGCCGCGGCGCTCGGCATTCCCGAGCGCAACGCGCTCGATTTCGTGCCGAAGGAGATCGGCGGCGTGCCGCTGAAGCTGATCGTGCTCGACGACGCCGGCGATCCGACGGCTGCGACCACCAACACGCGGCGCTTCGTCACCGAGTCCAAGGCCGACATCATCATGGGCTCCTGCATCACGCCGACGACGATCGCAGTGTCGACGGTCGCCAACGAGGCCGGCATCCCGCATCTCGGCCTCGCGCCGTTCCCGATCAATGAGGCCCGCGCAAAGTGGTCGGTCGACCTGCCGCAGTCGATTCCGATCATGGGCAAGGTGCTCTACGAGCACATGAAGGCGCACAACATCAAGACCGTCGGCTATATCGGCTATTCGGATTCCTACGGCGATCTCTGGGTCAACGACTTCAAGGCCCAGGCCGTGCCGATGGGCCTGACCATGACCGATGAGGAGCGCTTCGCGCGTCCGGATACGTCGGTCGCGGGCCAGGTGCTGAAGCTCGTCGCCGCCAATCCCGACGCCATCCTGGTCGGCGCCTCCGGCACCGCCGCGGCGCTGCCGCAGACCGCGCTGCGCGAGCGCGGCTATAAGGGCCTGATCTACCAGACCCACGGTGCCGCCACGATGGACTTCATCCGCATCGCGGGCGCATCCGCGGAAGGCGTCATCATGTCGGCGGGCCCGGTGATGTCGCCGGAAACCCAAGCCGACAGCGCGTTGACCAAGAAGCCGGGCCTGACGCTGAACGCGGCCTATGAAGCCAAGTACGGCGCCAACAGCCGCAGCCAGTTCGCCGGCCATTCCTTCGACGCCTTCGAGGTGCTGAAGCGCATCATCCCGACGGCGCTGAAGACCGCCAAGCCCGGCACGCCGGAATTCCGCGAGGCGATCCGCCAGGCGTTCATCTCCGAGAAGGAGATCGTCGCAAGCCAGGGCGTCTACAACTGGACCGAAAAGGACCGCTACGGCCTCGACGACCGCTCGCGCATCCTGCTCACGGTCAAGGACGGCAAATACGTCCCGGCGATGTGA
- a CDS encoding MarR family transcriptional regulator has protein sequence MTVSKTASDAVRSSRALRREPVDPAGDDSMLQLGELSGLLGYSLKRAQLKVFEDFLRCVAPLQLTPAQFSVLLLLDKNPGRNQTEIANTLGILRPNFVAMLDALESRDLCARMRSTNDRRSHILVLTDKGRAVLARAKKLVANKHEARLIEVLGPANHAALLEMLAKLAQEF, from the coding sequence ATGACTGTTTCCAAAACCGCCTCCGATGCCGTCAGATCGTCGCGGGCCCTGCGCAGGGAACCGGTCGATCCTGCCGGTGACGACAGCATGCTGCAACTGGGCGAACTGTCCGGACTGCTCGGCTATTCGTTGAAGCGTGCGCAGCTCAAGGTGTTCGAGGACTTCCTGCGCTGCGTCGCGCCGCTGCAGCTGACGCCGGCGCAGTTTTCGGTGCTGCTGCTGCTCGACAAGAATCCAGGCCGCAACCAGACCGAGATCGCCAACACGCTCGGCATCCTCAGGCCGAATTTCGTCGCCATGCTCGACGCGCTGGAGAGCCGCGACCTTTGCGCGCGGATGCGTTCCACCAATGACCGGCGCTCCCACATCCTCGTCCTGACCGACAAGGGCCGTGCCGTGCTGGCGCGCGCCAAGAAGCTGGTTGCCAACAAGCACGAGGCGCGGCTGATCGAGGTGCTCGGCCCGGCCAACCACGCCGCGTTGCTGGAGATGCTGGCGAAGCTCGCGCAGGAGTTTTGA
- a CDS encoding glycerate kinase — protein MTDRRPFLRSIFDAAVAAAHPDVVLASRLRPAPKGRVICLAAGKGAGAMAAAAERHYLDTLGLVPSRLVGIATTRHGHGVPTRRIKVVEAGHPVPDEAGLRAADDTLRLAAEATPDDLLLVLLTGGGSANWIAPVEGVSFAQKQQVNRALLRSGAPIGEMNIVRKHLSRIKGGRLARAGQHAAEIVTLAISDVPHDDPSAIASGPTVPDPTTLADARALVAKYNLFVDDAVRRALDDPRNESCKPGDPAFARATFELLAKPKASIDAAVKVAQDAGYETIALGADLEGEARDVAAGHARLALKARSEGKRVAIISGGELTVTVRGNGRGGPNQEYALALADLLKDTPDISALAADTDGADGGAGSATDPAGAVIDQATFAKMKSLGLDPGAYLENNDATGFFAQTGDLLLTGPTLTNVNDVRVILVD, from the coding sequence ATGACCGACCGTCGTCCCTTCCTGCGTTCGATCTTCGATGCCGCGGTGGCGGCTGCGCATCCCGATGTCGTGCTGGCATCGCGGCTGCGGCCGGCGCCGAAGGGACGCGTGATCTGCCTCGCTGCCGGCAAGGGCGCTGGCGCCATGGCCGCGGCGGCGGAACGGCACTATCTCGACACGCTCGGCCTCGTACCGTCGCGGCTGGTCGGCATCGCCACCACGCGCCACGGCCATGGCGTGCCGACCCGTCGCATCAAGGTGGTCGAGGCCGGCCACCCGGTGCCCGATGAAGCCGGCTTGCGCGCGGCCGACGATACGCTGCGGCTGGCGGCGGAAGCCACGCCCGACGATCTCCTGCTGGTGCTGCTGACCGGCGGCGGCTCGGCGAACTGGATCGCACCCGTCGAGGGCGTGAGCTTTGCCCAGAAGCAGCAGGTCAACCGCGCGCTGCTGCGCTCCGGCGCGCCGATCGGCGAGATGAACATCGTCCGCAAGCATCTGTCGCGCATCAAAGGGGGGCGGCTGGCACGTGCCGGCCAGCACGCCGCCGAGATCGTCACGCTGGCGATATCAGACGTGCCGCATGACGATCCCTCCGCGATCGCCTCGGGGCCGACGGTGCCGGATCCGACCACGCTCGCGGATGCCCGCGCGCTGGTCGCGAAGTACAACCTCTTCGTCGATGACGCGGTCCGCCGCGCGCTCGACGATCCCAGGAATGAGAGCTGCAAGCCGGGCGATCCCGCCTTTGCGCGCGCGACGTTCGAGCTGCTGGCAAAGCCCAAGGCCTCGATCGACGCCGCGGTGAAGGTCGCGCAGGACGCCGGCTACGAGACCATCGCGCTCGGTGCCGATCTCGAAGGCGAAGCCCGCGACGTCGCGGCCGGGCACGCGCGGCTCGCACTGAAGGCCCGCAGCGAGGGCAAGCGCGTCGCGATCATCTCCGGCGGCGAGCTCACGGTGACGGTGCGCGGCAACGGCCGCGGCGGCCCCAACCAGGAATACGCGCTGGCGCTGGCCGACCTGCTCAAGGACACGCCCGACATCTCGGCGCTCGCCGCCGACACCGACGGTGCCGATGGCGGCGCCGGCAGCGCGACCGACCCCGCCGGGGCCGTGATCGATCAGGCGACATTCGCGAAGATGAAGTCGCTCGGCCTCGATCCCGGGGCCTATCTTGAGAACAATGACGCCACGGGCTTCTTCGCGCAGACCGGGGATTTGCTACTGACGGGACCGACGCTGACCAACGTCAACGATGTGCGCGTGATTTTGGTGGATTGA